Part of the Ornithodoros turicata isolate Travis chromosome 6, ASM3712646v1, whole genome shotgun sequence genome, GGTGCTTGGACAAATCTCAGTGACCGTCCGGTACGAACCGTTttggtttgctattgtcatcatttagaATTTACACGCGCAAAATTAATGCGAATGTTGTTGtcggtatcgagggggtggttcgtATTCGATATGATGCTCGCCtaaatttttcgaatccttgcgaagtctccctttgaAGTGAAACCTCTCCACATAGTACGGCGGTAAACAGGCCGCACACGTTGTGGCAGTGACATTAACGTTGCTGAgatctacactctaaataattttacaccttaaagggtgtaaaagaacatgtgcatggcgcacacctttcaaGCTGTAACGGAACGCCTAtcaagaaatcaagggtgtaattgtatggaagggtgtaatgtaatctgcaaaccatagaagaggcagctggaaattattacagcttcactgcgaaaGTATAGAGTTTCAAGTTTTTACagaagcacatgcttggtactttggagtgtcattgtggctaccttggcatcactcttcgatcacagccatgcaaaatattctttaaaaagccaagaatatacttttctcacactgaacttgtaacACTTTCCAGGCATACTACTCAGCTGTACCCTGTGTGCAGCAAAAATACGACATTgcagacacatgttgcacagtacgcacatgttataggtgattgatgtgggtatTTGCGGGCATCATGCATATAAGACACAATCACaggaactgaatagttatgcttttattaggttgacattatgccatgcagcatatatatcctacattacgtaagcatgaaggtattcaaatgtatcacttaatacagctttatcaTATAGTCCTCTAACCTTGAGAGGTTATatgacagtgtaccaaatgttgagtaactgagcATTTGGTCgttatatcacaacttgtatcacaagcttaagctctgagtaccacaagcactccaatactgcacaggaacaggaatacaactagcctgtgtaatggagcctgtcccacctcTAAATACACCCTTTGTTGCACCCTCATCAGTCATCACACCGTCCTGACAATGaatgtctcataaaagggtgtaattcaccatagttacaccctcgaaaattttcaagccaaggttctagggtgtaaaataggtgtaatacatgagaatacaccaattttacacctttaaaggtgtgaaaatatttagagtggACTCAGTCGCAGGACGCGGCTGACGTTGTAGGGTATGAGATTGACTGCCAACGCTAAACGTTTTTCGGGATCGAGGGAGATACATAGTTTTGGTAGCTCAGCTCCATCTGACGTCAGTCAGTGACGCTTGCTGACGCATTGAAGGAGGGAGAGCCTTGATCTGCTTCGTAGAAAATGAAAGCGCTTGGGTTATTGGGTTGCTTTCACTCTGTGTGTTGCTTAGACACAAAGAGTTTAGTTTAGTGGCCCTTTAAAAtgccaatagacgatttcaaaAAATTCCAGAGAGCTTAGCGTCGTATTGTACTTTGGGAGCCTGCTTATGAGAAAGGAGGAGAATGTCTCCAATCTGTTTCTGGTTCtccttagagtcactaaataagcttatttagtgactctagttctcCTCTCAAGGGCCGATTGTCCACGAGGTGTCAAGGTTAAAGACGTGAAGGACTGTTCTCCCTTCCTCATGACAGGAATAttccaggatgcaacgcgtgcgccaggagcactgggatttcctcAAATCATCTATACTAATAATTTCATTTCGCTAAAACACTGCCAGAAGTGAGCCACAAAGTTTCGGATACCCCAGGACAGAGTAGGTGGTAAGACAGTCAGACTGTGTTCCAGGTACACGTCGGAAGACTGACAACAGCTAATGAAGCGCAATGTTCCCAGATGGGTTGCAGACTATGACGTCTTTAATtttaattcattaatgtgtGGCTAAATTAATTTTACGCACACAGAGTAAAAATGTTTTTTGGGACTTTAGTCCGTCGTACCAAGTTCTCCAACACTGTAATTTACGTAGACTTACCTGCGCATACAGCCATGCAGTCGGCCGGGTTGATGAACAAGTTGTAACTCCGCCTGCATCCAGTATAAGCGAATGGACGGCATGTCTTGGCCACGGAATCGAAGTAGAACATGTCCACTCGTTGAAGGCAGTTGCCCATTGCAGGGGAATCCGTGCAAGGATCCTTCACACATTGGTCCAATTCTTGATGGACGTGGAATTGAGATACATTCCATAAATGGAGTTCCAAGAGATTTACATTCAAACGTTCGCACGTCACATTTTCAGCTCAACCAAGACATCTCTACAACTGAGTCGTCATGATAGATACCGTAGACATAACGAACGGTACCGTTACGGTATTTCGTCAAAATGGAACAAGTCCTTGTATGTCATTTGCAAGTACGTAAAACtgaatgttaaaaaaaaaaaaaagattcaagttgaagttgaaaatggcaAATACAGAAATCAGACGGTGAGGTAAACAAAAAGCTTGAAACATGCTGTCTACAGCGAGCTAAAGAGTCGGATATTTGTCGTTCAGCTTACAACCGTTTTGCTTTGCATAAATACGTTTTTTTAGAACTAGGTCTAGGTAAAACTACATTTCTAACTAGAGTCTGACTTCTTTCGGGTTAAACTAGATTCACCTTGATTATTCCCTCCCGAATGAGCTTAGGAATATTAAAAACACTGGAGGAAGCCCATGATATTTGTTCCTCAAAAGCAGTCGACACATCAGTGAGTTTTAGTCTATCGTACGTTTACTGCTATACCCCGCTTGCTGCGAGTGCTGGATTCTTTAACCCATCCTGAAAGCGAGGCATTGTCTGGCCGAGCAGCAAACAACTGCAGCCGTTCGTAAGCAACCTGTCAATGCTAATGTGAAGGGTAGAACACGCGACAACGAGCGGAATAGGAGAGAACAGCGAAATAGCGCTTGCAGTCCACGTgatccctttctttttttagctctcattaaaatttaatgatatttttggagaaaagCTACCAACGGTACCGGTGTGAAAAGTTAGTGACGCCAGTTTATGGGTCGTGTCGGCCACAAATGAAGTCCTTTCTGCGATTGCGATGAAATACCCCCCCAGGTGTTTCTTTCCTTCGTATAGCCCTTTGCAGAGCCCAATGCGGCATTCTATTCGTGGTCGTGAATGACACTTCTGAGAACTACTATTCATATACTAGCAGGGCCACTCCTGTCAGGTGTCGTTATACCAAGACAGATGTTTCCGAGGACAGTCGCTTTTCGCGGTTCTGTATATGATGCTCGTGGACATTGAAAATGGTTCTTCACCTAATGTATACATACCTCGATCAAAGTCTTTTCGCAGGTTGCGTCCGTAGCTTCGGAAGCGCCTCATTTTAGCCTCGATGTTTTCTGGATTCATGGACTTGAGCAGGACACCCATTTCTGAAAGAAAGACTATAAAAACTACGTTGGTGACTGCCGGTGGCGTACTCCCTGTGATGATGGGATGTCTTCCCCTCAATGCGTGCGGCGTGTCTCTGTACGTAAGGATGTTCTTGTAACAGTGCTCCACTCGACGCATGAACAAGTCATCCGAGCTGTAGCAACCACACAACAGGCACAACAGAAGAAGGGAGCGCATCGCTATCATCTAAAACCACAAAATACCGTCCATTTAATGAGAAGATCGCTGTCACCAACGTTCTGTAAGAAGCGCAAGGAGACTACGAACATGCACTTTGGGGACACACTTGGGAACGGTTTATGGAACGCCTAAAACGACTTCTCCCGTCAACATAAAGATTTCTTCCGGAATAACCTCCAACATGACTGTCGTCTTCGAGCTTGTCGTGACTACTCAATCGCGATATTTTTCAATTTGTGTCACTCCACGGACGCTCTTAAAACACGAGTGATTTAAGAGGCGGTAAAAGTCGCCCGAACGGCGTTCAGACGGTTCTTTCCGCTCTAAACGTTCGGGGTCGATTGCATGGGCATATTAAAGGGTGGACTTGATCTCTGTGTTTCGGTAAAATACGGTCACTAACAAAATCCCATTGATGATGAAGCAAGCAGGGAATACTC contains:
- the LOC135398743 gene encoding uncharacterized protein LOC135398743; amino-acid sequence: MIAMRSLLLLCLLCGCYSSDDLFMRRVEHCYKNILTYRDTPHALRGRHPIITGKMGVLLKSMNPENIEAKMRRFRSYGRNLRKDFDRELDQCVKDPCTDSPAMGNCLQRVDMFYFDSVAKTCRPFAYTGCRRSYNLFINPADCMAVCADWDQ